ACCAAAAGGATTATTCTTCATTTCCTCTCTTCTTGCTCTCTTCCTACTGTAGGCATAAAATCCACCAGCCAGTATCAGCATAAAAAGCACTGCACCACCTACTGATCCTCCAGCAATGGCGCCAGTATGTGACGAATTTTTCTCTCCTGAAAATAGAGCACAGGCAGATTGGTAAGTACCATACTGTGCCTTTATGCACATACGCAtacagaaaaatgcaatctgaAGTTCTATAAACAAGGCCAATAAGGTTTCTGCAACTTGTGTGATAGATAGATATTTACCTGCATAACAACAATAGCTTTCCTCAAGAAAGAATAAGGGACCAAAGTACTGGAGCTGAAAAGTTTGGCGGTTGAGCAGGAAACCAATTGTAGAAATGGCTGTTCGGTTGAAAGGATCTTGGCCTGAAGGAAATATTTGCACCCTGAATTGGAGGTAAGAATAAACATCGATTGATGGGTTACTTACGTTGACTGAATCAACAGGGACTCCGTTGGCCTTCAAAGCAGATATCAGAGACCCAGCAAGTGTTCTGTAGTAAGTAGTGTTTTGTAAATCTGAGAATGAATAAGAGAAGAAGTGTAGGGTTCCAATATACGGATGTGAACATCCACAATTTGGACTTAATATTTTGTTTGCACTGCAGGAGATTGAGGCACAGTTATTTGTTGGTTGAATGAGAGTGTTATTAGTTCGTGGTCTGCAATATCTTTGTGCTGCTCCATTTCCCTGACAAATTGGGTTTCCAGAAAGCCTGCAACAGGAAAAGGAAACATAAAATAAATTAGAGTAAAATACATGGAAGAGATAATCATGAATAAGGAGCTACCCAACATTGATATTCAAGTATTTGGACTATAAATAACTTGAGGCAATATCTGAAAAAAGACAAGGCAAGAATCTCAAAATGACAATAGAACAGAGAATGGCATACATTAGCTCAATACTATATCCAGCTTTTTGCTGAAAGTCAGTGATGGAATTGTTCTGCAAATTAAGTGCCAAGCTGTTGCTATAGCTGTTGCCGATATTCAAGGTTCCGTTTAGCTTGTTATTGCTCAATGCACTGTCCAATAATGTCAACTCAATTATCACATGAACCTTATCCACAAATTGAAAAAGTTATATCCACATGTATTTAAATTTAACGAAGAATATCATCTGGAATTCATTGACTATGAACAGCAACTCACACAGTCTGCAATTGTGGAAGGCTGAAAAAGTTAACTGGAATCTGTCCTTGAAGTGTAGTGTTCTCCAACATTCTGCCAGTAAATATGATAGCCAAATATCACTTACAGTGAACACCATGAGAGTTTCTTTACGCTAATTTAAACAACGTGGCAAGCATAGCTTTTATCCAGGAAGCACAGCCAGTGAACTGACCAGGTTTGTAATAAGGTATATATGAAGCTATTAGGTCTGCATATGCTATCTACAGGTTTTGCAGAAAGTTATAAATTTGTCTTCCACAGGAAACAACAAGTTTAAGCATTATTGTTAGCAGCAGTGACAAATGTATCTTCTAGAAGAATAGAGACAACAAGCAAATGCAGATCTTGAATGTCTGAAATGGCTGCAAAATGGATACATCAAAGGTTAAAAACAATGTATGTAGGTCATCTTTCACAGTTCAATAATTAGGTTCgttaaaaggaaaacaaaaaatagaaaaaaggtgATAGTCAAAAGCTATAATAATCTACCATATGCAATGACTTGAAAGGAAAAGTGGCATGTTATATATGTTAAGAGGAATGAAGCTGACTTAGAAGCTTTCCAAAAACAAAGAGCAGGATCTTTGTTGACAAGACTAGAATTATCTGCAGAGAATGAGAATTTAAATAGGGTAATCTCAAAGGTTTTGGATAGTTATCAAATGCTTCCAGTCACCCGTGAGCATGTTCACACAAAGGCTATATGAATGGTGTGCGAGGTTGCTtatgcagagagagagagagagagagagagagacaatgTTGTTAAAGACTGGATGCTTGAAAGCCATGGTGGAAAAGCTGACGGATCAAAACTATTATTGCTCATGTCCCTGCAATTCACCAAAATAGATCAGGTCAAAATTGTAGCAAATCATTCTTACCAGAGGAAAATGTGATAAAAATAAACGAAGAGAAAGATATGATGAAGAGAAGATCAAAAACCAATATTTTGGAAAAGTGTAACAATTGCATGTAAACACCTGCATAAATAGAAAGTCTTAACAGAGGATTCATTAGCACAAACTTACAAATAGTCGAGCGCATTCATTCCAGTTAGATTGGGTACAGGTCCACTCAGATCGTTGTTAGACAAGTACCTGTTTAACAAAAATCTCTGTCAACAATGACTACTTTGCGATTCATACCAGCAACACCAATAATATAAATTGAAGTAAGAtattctctctctctgtctctcttttTCCTGCTTacagctcattgatatttgttAGGTTATTGAAGTTTGAAGGGACAGATCCAGTTATGGAATTCCAGTCGAGGCGTCTGTTTCATAGACAAAGTACTCTGTAAGATGCAGAGGAATAATGAGGACAAGTATGAAAATAGGTTTTTGAATTTAAGCCCGAGAAACTCACATTGCTTCCAAAGTCCGCACAGAACCTAGACTGTTAGGTATGCGCCCAGTGAATTGGTTGTTGTCCAGAATCCTATTTTAAAGAGAGAGTATTTAATAGAGATCAAAGAAACTTAATAAAACTTCTGATTCTTCTTTTGGAGCTTTGAGTTCCCTTTCAGTCTGTGCCCGATTCTTATTAGTTTACAAGAACACGACTTTTATCACTGACAGCTTCATTAACTAAATTTTTTTCTCGAGTACAcgaaattgcagaaattttgCCTGAACAGGCTAGAATTTGAATCCAGAAAAAGTAACAGAGTCCACGAATGCTTTTTTTACTGTGCCACATAACAAACACAATCAGACTGAGCTAAGTTGCATTTAAATGGAGCTACCTGATAAACATTTTCTAAACCATGCTGACAGTGCTCTAACTTCCCAAGTTCTGATCTAAAATAGGAGTAGCAACCTCCCATATGTTGATATCTTCATTGTCTCTAGCATGTCAGAAGAAGGCGCAAAAGCGGacattaaaaattaaaattgcaGTCTGGGCACCTAGTACCTGAAATTACTGGTTATCTATTCCTTCAGTGAGGCCATAGTGGCTCTTTCTTTTGTTCGATCTTAACaacaaaaagagggaaaaaaaaaagatctgaCTTTGCCTGGTTCAATGCCATATCTCTATTTGCCGAAGAAGAAAAGACTACATCCAACAAAATTTAGGGAGATCAAATAGCAATTTCCCTTTCATCAAATTCTTTCAAGCCATGTGACCACCTAAAGACATATCAGGGTGGATCTGTGTGTGTAAGCTTGCAGTAGAGTCTGCATTCTCATTTTACAGAGAAAACTTAAAGCTAAAAGCCAGAGTCCTAATAATACTAAGGCATACAATGCTTTTTCTCACAGCTTAAATCGCAAAAGGTTTGCTATAGCATTGTATCTCATAACATTGCTGAAGTCCTATAAGAAAAGTTGATATTCTCTAGTACTATTTCTGAATGGTGTCATGCACTACTTTTGAACAATCAACATTATACATAGATTCCTGCTGTCATGATTTATAATGGGTTTGTATCTCCAATGACAGGATAAATACTCCATCTTGTCAGACATTGAGGAAATGGTTATAAAAAACACTAAGGTTGAATTGTTTATGAAATTTAAAACTATGTATCAGTACTCTTAACAATGTTATTTCAATTCCTGTCAGTTTTAAATGACTTAGGAAAGTATAATGGACTGCAGACACTGAAACTTGACAATCAGCAATGTACAGCAAGCACTCATTAGTATGTATCCAATGGGCAGGCAAAGTAAGATATCTAAGACTGGACCTAGTAGACAGCTATATCAAAAGGATCTCACCACTTCAGAGATGATAAACTTCTTAAAACTGTGTTGTTGCAAAAGAGATAAGGAAACTGAATTTAAGTACCTTAAAGGAGATAAGATGTTAGTAACAGAAGCACATCAAGTAGAATAGCTAGAACAGCTCCTCAAAGGTTTAACAGAATCACAACTTCTCATCAAAAGTATAATGAATTTGTCAGCCATCCACACACTTACAAATGTATAAGCTTCATGTTTGGACTGAACAGCTCAGCTGGAATTACGCCAGAAAGTTGattttttgacaaatggctgtgGATAAAGTAAAAAAGTGCAAACAACTGAAAAATTCCAAATTCACTAAGAGGAACCTTAAAGATGGACTGTTACTATTTCTCAAGGAAAGGACGTACAAGTGCTTTGCATTAAGTAGCATGTCAAGACCAGGTGAATCTTGAAAGGAGACAGGAAGTGTTCCATTTAGATTATTTTCACTCAGATCTAGCCATGAGAGGTTACTCAGATTACCAATGGAAGGTGGAATTGGTCCACTGAAGCTGTTTGAATTCAGAGATCTGCAAACGATATATATTTCTGTCAGAGAAAACTGTGTAAACATATAAACTGAAGCAAAAAAGGGCACATATTTCGGCTGAAGTACTTGCTAGGCAGTGATAAATATGCCAAAAGGAGCTGATAAGGAATACCAAAGAAACACCTCTAACATCACACTAAACACCATGAAGAAAACTTTAAGTTCTTCCAAAGAAAATACCAATGCTTGGGCGACCATAACGATGTCCATATGTTAGGAGTGAAAAGAAAGTACTTATAATCAAAATTCCTTACATGTAAACTAGCCTTGACAGAGATCCAATTGAATCTGGGATAGGACCAGAGAAGCTGCAACCTACCAAAATTCTGCATGCAACGAAAATTGGTATCTTGGCTGTCATGGAATCACAGCTAtaaaacttcacacaagtttTCATCTGATACTCAAGCAAGAAAGGGAATCGTACAGTGTGGACAGCTTCTTCAAATTTCCAATTGAGGATGGAATAGTGCCCTTCAGACCGATGTTGTTTGAAAGATCCCTGCATTTCAAAGCTGGTGATCAGGAAATACGCAGATGAATACTTTGCCTTTGACCAATTGTTACTTCTTCTCAAAGGCCATTAatatggaaaaagaaaagtagaaGGATTACCCACATCCATTTCACAAATTAATAGTTTCTGTTGAGCTACTAGAACTAATAATAAACCAGCTATTGCATATTGCCACCTCCATCGCATTTAGCAACGAAGGTTTGAGTTATTAAGAACCTTAATCTTGCTTATGCAGTCTTGCTTATGCAGATATAACATTTCAGGTTAGTCTACAAGGTGCTTGTTCAAGAGATACAGAGCCTCATTGCCTCAGTGCCAAACTTAAGCTTCTACTGTATGCAACATATTGATCTGTAAAGCTATGATATCTTTTAATGTCTGTAGACTGCTTCTTGCAATGATATTATAAATGCAGTCTAACAAGATTCTTTTATGATAGAACAGGACTTTCATGcaacaaataaatatatgtTAGGACTCAAAAGCCAACAAATGGAACAGAAGCATACAAAGTTTGCAACTCAGTGAGCATTGTAATATCTCCAAGGCCGCTACCAGTCAAAAGCATGCCTCCTAACATTCTGCATTGGAAATCATTGACTtgagtttgagaaaaaaaaaagttggagCAACAAACACTGAAAAACTAAAGAATTAGAATTTCACAACGGAAATGACTTGCATGGAGGTCACTCGTGAACCGTTACAAGTAATTCCATCCCAACCGCTGCCACAAGGATCTGCCCCCTTCCAATTTGGTGGCAAGTTGTTCCAGCTAGATTTAATAGCATTTAAAGCAGCACCTGCATCAAAGGTAAAATGTGGCTTCAGTATTTGAATGCCAATTCGACCATGTACCATACAAGACAAGCTAAGTAAACGCAAGAATGTTGCTGTTTGGATAGAGAAACGTGAAAAGTAATAGTAGGACGTTGCCCTTCTCCTACTATAACAATGGAGTGTATTAAACTGAAAGGGCCAACCAAGTTGGGAACTATTGCTTTGCCCTTTTTTACGCAAATTAGTTAGAGTTGAAAACATCCAGCCACGTTGTAGCCACTTGTGCATTGTATAATTCAGAATCAATTAGGATGATGAAGCAGAGGTAATTAGCAAGAAGCCTATGTTCAAAAACATGCAATTGCAGATACACCTAAACATTCAGCAGGAATCCTTTTGATGGAATCCACAGGACAGATTCTTTGTTAAATGATACATCAACTAAACAAAGAAGCTCATCAAATTCCATCTTAGGCTCTGATTAACAAACAATTACTGTTTCCATGAACTGAAGAAGCAGAATTTTTTATGAACAAGGAAACAATCAGAAGGTGAAATGTGAGAACCCAAGATAGTATTTGACCAGCACTTCAAACACAAAATTCTTGATTCATCTAAAAACTGTAATTCAACAAAAATTAGATGATGAAAAAATAGAGGAACTTACTATCATTACTGTCTGTCTGTGCTAGAGTATGCAAAATCTGTATACTAAGAATCAACAACGGGGCCAAAACTCCTGAACCCATCTCCCAAACGACATAAAAATTATGGTAAAAGTAAGATCTTGCAAAGAAAAACACCAAGTTCTTTTTCAGATTCTAGTATCCAAAAACACCCTTGATGTTAGAATGAAGTTCGTATGTTCTCCGTGTTGTTTATTTCGAAGTCATTGAAACGGTCAAATAAAGTCCTGGCTCTGCCACCAATTCTTAGGGAGGCCGCCTTTCCTTTGAATTAGTTATTAGAATCATACATTTGGTTGCCTAATAAATACTGCCACGAAGGTGAAGAAACGCTCTTGGTCAATCCCATTCTATATTCGACCTTGTTCCATTCCTATGACTTTGTATAACTCATGATTTCACTATAAAACAAAACGTTGACTCGTGAAtgtaaatatgaaatttcttgtaGATGGATGGTGGAGTAGGGGAAACTCTTTCCAGGCAGGTTTTGCCCGCCCTGTTCTTGGATTATATACTAAAATAATAATGTATTAAACGAGCATTTTTGGCCAGTCTAGGCATTATCTAATTTATCTAAGGAGAAATATGTCAGAAGGATCTCTTTAATTTTCATTTGGATAGTTTtgatattttcagggttctatTCAGAATATAATACCCATAATCAGCCGCTCTGGGAATTTACTATTGGATAAATGAAGATGAAAATCAGCAGGAAAATTAAAAATGGGCTAGTGCTGCCAAAACTGACAGACTGCTTTGTTTTTAGTCCAGCCGAAaggaagttgcaattacaagggAAGAAGCTCAGCCTCAGTACTATAGTAGTATAATAAAGGGAATTAGGTAAATAACATGTAAAGATCCATTAACACCATCTCATGTCTGGACCAACAATCAGTTGCATTTATGattgataaaaaatttgataattgTAAGAATCTATATCAAAAACACCGAATTTTAAGTTgggattaaaaatttttttttgacaacatCAATTTTAAGTTGGGATAAAAATTTTTAACTCCTGGCCTCTCCCGAGAGCGCCAATAGTTCTATCCCTAAATCAACTCGCAGTTGGCATCCAAGTACGTTAAAGAACAATGAAAAATTATATCTTTTTCCACTTTAAATCCCAACCTTGTTGTCCGTTCATTTAGCTTTTTTTCGGGTGAATAACCTACAACAGCAAAATCACTGGGTGTGTttagataggagattattttggaaaaaaattatttgaaaaacactattgtgatgtgatgtatgtaaaaagatgattgaaaatgtatttataaaataagacaaatattatttgagaaaaaaatttgtatccaaacaaacccgttCACATTCTATCAAATTTTGTGGTGTAATATTTGTagatagaaaaataataaaaaaagataaaaatgttattaaaaagtagggcaaattacattttagccCCTTGTGGTTTTCGCAAAAACCACATAACCCCCCCATCGTtcaaaaagctatacataaaccCCCTGTGGTTTGGGTTGAACTGGCAAATAGACGGAAAGCACCCACCGTAACGATTCGTGGGCAAAATGTCCAAATTACCctaatataaatacaaaaaggaAGCAGATGAGTCAGATTCTTCCTTGTTCTGTCTTTGTCgtgagaaaaggagagaaaaacatAACCACCGAATGAAGGAGAGAAATTTAACCCACAAAGATCTACCATTGAAGACCAAAAAGTAGCTGTGAAAGAGCATCACGAAAGCTGTTGTTGCAtcttttttgacatcattttagcATATAAGATGCACTTGCATGGTTTTTGAACAGAAACTAGCGGGCATTGGAAAGTTAATAAATCAATGATTATTTTGCTTAAGCGttgattaatttaaaattttgctgCTTTGGGACAATCTGTATTATCATATTTAAGCATAGAGTATTTTATCGACTAGAATTGAATTTATGCATTAAGATTAGGGTAAAGAAAATTGCATTCGGGAGTTCTAAAATCACCGGAATTTCAACTAAACATGGGTAGAATACGACTTTGTTAGTTTGAGATTTGTTGATTAGTGTCAGATTTGGGTCAAATGTGGGTGGCTTGATTTTCAATAATATAGAGTGATTTGGCTGCTGATAAAGTTTTGACAATTTGGACATTGAATAATTTTTGCTTGTCGGCTTATTGGCCGTCATGTGGTCCATGGAAGTATGCGATATGCAATATGTCCATTTCTTAATCAGATTGTATTTTTTTGTAATCATGTGTTTTCATTGAAGTGTGTAATCTATTAAATGTCCTTTTCTTAATCAgattatgtttttttttcttatcatgTGTTTCACTATTTCTAATGCAGGCTTTGAAAAAAATGACAACTTCAAAAAGAATTACTATAAAATTGCATTTCGGTGGTATATTCATATGGGAACCAGAAACTGTCTATACTGGTAACGATGTAGCCATATTTAAAAATTGTGAGACAAGAAAATTGTCCAGGGATATGTTGTGTAAATTGTATAGTAGGTATGGTGATGCCTCGAATGTGAACCTATATTTTGAAATACCAAATTGTGGGTTGTATGTTGGAGCAGCTGAAATTAAAGGAGATAAAGAAATAGAGTTAATGTTAACTGCACATGAAGGAGTAGATGTTATCAACATATATGCTGAATTGCGTGATGAAATGCCTAGTGAAATTGCTTCAGTTGGAGTAAAAAGTCATGGTAAAAGTGCCCCCACTGATGCCCCACATAGTGGAGCACAAAATGTGGCATCTGATAAAGATACCCCAAAAAAGTTAGCaaacaaaaaggggaaacaGATAGTCAAGAAGTCAGTGAGAAGACAGACCAAGCTAACTGGAAACAAAAAGCACAGCAAATCAGAGTCTAATTCAGCAAAGGAAAAAGGTGAAAAAGCTGTAGAAAAGCAAGATGAAGTTGAAAAACAGCCTGAAAATGAAGATGAGTACGGTGATGCTACATCTGATAGTTTAGAAGAGCCTGAGTGGTTGAAAGAGGGATTAGAAGGACCAGAAGATGAGGATATTTTTGCAAACAGAGCAAAGGCTAATGAAATAGAAAATCAGCAGCAGGCAAAAGGCACAGATGAAGAACCAACAACAGCGAACCAGACATATACAATGGAGGATCTGCAAACACCAGGCTCTTCTAAGAACAAATTTGAAGAAGGGGAGA
This portion of the Coffea arabica cultivar ET-39 chromosome 2e, Coffea Arabica ET-39 HiFi, whole genome shotgun sequence genome encodes:
- the LOC113731815 gene encoding leucine-rich repeat receptor protein kinase HPCA1, coding for MGSGVLAPLLILSIQILHTLAQTDSNDSAALNAIKSSWNNLPPNWKGADPCGSGWDGITCNGSRVTSIMLGGMLLTGSGLGDITMLTELQTLDLSNNIGLKGTIPSSIGNLKKLSTLILVGCSFSGPIPDSIGSLSRLVYISLNSNSFSGPIPPSIGNLSNLSWLDLSENNLNGTLPVSFQDSPGLDMLLNAKHFHLSKNQLSGVIPAELFSPNMKLIHLILDNNQFTGRIPNSLGSVRTLEAIRLDWNSITGSVPSNFNNLTNINELYLSNNDLSGPVPNLTGMNALDYLDMSNNSFDPSAFPPWLSSIQSLTTLMLENTTLQGQIPVNFFSLPQLQTVALSNNKLNGTLNIGNSYSNSLALNLQNNSITDFQQKAGYSIELMLSGNPICQGNGAAQRYCRPRTNNTLIQPTNNCASISCSANKILSPNCGCSHPYIGTLHFFSYSFSDLQNTTYYRTLAGSLISALKANGVPVDSVNVSNPSIDVYSYLQFRVQIFPSGQDPFNRTAISTIGFLLNRQTFQLQYFGPLFFLEESYCCYAGEKNSSHTGAIAGGSVGGAVLFMLILAGGFYAYSRKRARREEMKNNPFASWNPDQGHGGVPQLKGARWLTFEELRKCANNFSESNCIGCGGYGKVYKGVLPSGQVVAIKRAQQGSMQGALEFKTEIELLSRIHHKNVVNLVGFCYDQGEQMLVYEYISNGTLRESLLGKSGMQLDWMRRLGIALDAARGLTYLHELASPPIIHRDVKSNNILLDDHFNAKVADFGLSKLLSDEDKGYVSTQVKGTLGYMDPEYYMTQQLTDKSDVYSFGVVMLELMTARAPIERGRHIVRVVQDAVNNPKEAFLSHEILDPQIAAGGKLGGLEKFLDLAMRCVQESGADRPTMGEVVREIENIMQLASLKENPEADVTTFISKDSTDMSDQHSYGSKDFDYSIGSLPFNTEHHQKNR